A stretch of Bradyrhizobium sp. CCBAU 53338 DNA encodes these proteins:
- the hpnD gene encoding presqualene diphosphate synthase HpnD encodes MTLEATAPGANYGSSASNSSFYAAMRILPRDQREAMFQIYSFCRQVDDIADSDGPRDERLAALQEWRNDIDALYQGNPPPRLKDYVASVKTFGLKREDFLAIVDGMEMDVPQDIRAPDMATLDLYCDRVASAVGRLSVRVFGLPEDDGILLAYHLGRALQLTNILRDIDEDAGLGRLYLPREALLHAGITSDDPNRVTAQRALPKVCLPLTQRAKAHFEKSDEIMNRNRRRAVRAPRIMSKYYHSILDLLIARGFNAPREPVRVSKVTRILILLRYAFI; translated from the coding sequence ATGACGCTTGAGGCGACCGCGCCCGGCGCCAATTACGGCTCGTCCGCATCGAACAGCTCCTTCTACGCTGCGATGCGCATCCTGCCGCGCGACCAGCGCGAGGCGATGTTCCAGATCTACAGCTTCTGTCGCCAGGTCGACGACATCGCCGATTCCGACGGCCCGCGCGACGAGCGGCTCGCCGCGCTCCAGGAGTGGCGCAACGACATCGACGCGCTCTATCAGGGCAATCCGCCGCCGCGCCTGAAGGACTACGTCGCCTCGGTGAAGACCTTCGGTCTGAAGCGCGAGGATTTCCTCGCCATCGTCGACGGCATGGAAATGGACGTGCCGCAGGACATCCGCGCGCCCGACATGGCGACGCTGGATCTCTACTGCGATCGCGTCGCCAGCGCCGTGGGACGCTTGTCGGTGCGGGTGTTCGGCCTGCCCGAAGACGACGGCATCCTGCTCGCCTATCACCTCGGCCGAGCGCTCCAGCTCACCAACATCCTGCGCGACATCGACGAGGACGCCGGTCTCGGCCGGCTCTATCTGCCGCGCGAGGCGCTGCTGCATGCCGGCATCACCTCCGACGATCCGAACCGCGTGACCGCCCAGCGTGCGCTGCCAAAGGTCTGCCTGCCGCTGACGCAGCGCGCGAAAGCGCATTTCGAGAAGTCGGACGAGATCATGAACCGCAACAGGCGCCGCGCGGTGCGCGCGCCGCGGATCATGTCGAAGTACTATCATTCCATTCTGGACCTCCTGATCGCGCGCGGCTTC
- the hpnC gene encoding squalene synthase HpnC, producing MTSASELRSGKGDRDENFPVASWIIHPRHRALILAYYNFVRTADDIADHATLPADEKLRYLDLLEAELLGTGDTQAEAVALRRALAERGMAPRHALDVLIAFRMDVTKLRYENWDEVIHYCRYSAMPVGRFMLDVHGESTATWAASDALCAGLQINNHLQDCGKDYRELNRVYLPRDALAASGASVEQLGLARSPPAMLACLQGLAVRNEALLGEGRSLSGEIRDVRLGIDVAVIQAYADRIVRLLKVRDPLRERVHLNKFELLVFSLAGIVGEIGRRAIGRKAISNPGTAHDA from the coding sequence ATGACCTCTGCGAGCGAATTGCGATCCGGCAAAGGTGACCGCGACGAGAATTTCCCCGTCGCGTCCTGGATCATTCATCCGCGTCATCGCGCCCTGATCCTGGCGTACTACAATTTCGTCCGGACCGCCGACGACATCGCCGATCACGCGACCCTGCCGGCGGACGAAAAGCTTCGCTATCTCGACCTGCTCGAGGCGGAACTGCTCGGCACGGGCGACACCCAGGCCGAGGCCGTCGCGCTGCGGCGTGCGCTCGCCGAACGCGGCATGGCACCGCGCCACGCGCTCGACGTACTCATCGCGTTCCGCATGGACGTGACCAAGCTCCGCTACGAAAACTGGGACGAAGTGATCCATTATTGCCGCTATTCGGCGATGCCGGTCGGCCGCTTCATGCTCGACGTCCATGGCGAGAGCACCGCGACCTGGGCAGCGTCGGACGCGCTCTGCGCCGGCCTCCAGATCAACAACCATCTCCAGGATTGCGGCAAGGATTATCGCGAGCTCAACCGCGTCTACCTGCCGCGCGATGCGCTGGCCGCAAGCGGCGCCTCGGTCGAACAGCTCGGCCTTGCGCGGTCGCCGCCGGCAATGCTGGCCTGTCTTCAGGGGCTCGCCGTGCGCAACGAAGCGCTGCTCGGCGAAGGCAGGTCGCTGAGCGGCGAGATCCGGGATGTCCGCCTCGGCATCGACGTCGCGGTGATCCAGGCTTATGCCGATCGCATCGTGCGCCTCTTGAAGGTGCGCGATCCCTTGCGCGAGCGCGTGCACCTGAACAAGTTCGAGCTGCTCGTTTTCAGCCTTGCCGGCATCGTCGGTGAAATCGGCCGCCGTGCGATCGGCCGCAAGGCCATCTCGAATCCGGGGACTGCCCATGACGCTTGA
- a CDS encoding RND family transporter, with translation MLEKHSESEVHVDKVEQGPASSIAFGLERLGLIAVRAPIVSCIILLALIVGAVFGIERIKIDDSLSQLFRSNTREFRQYEEVTKKFPAEEFDVLVVVEGKTLLARNNLEKLRDFVTDLQLVEGTRGLVSLFSARQAPAPGKLPAALFPAELPEGAAYDRFIETVKNNEIIRGKLLSEDGTLALIVLSLDPEVVASSKLGKTVGDIRALMKEDLGDTGLSVQLSGVPVMQLEIRNAVERDGLTYNILGILAGCIIAIIFFRKISFMVVAAFPPMIAILIALGALGWANFNLNMFLNVMTPLIMVISFSDSMQLTFAARDRLIAGQDKFTAFKNAVLVVGPACVLTHGTAGISFIALQFSDSDLIRKFGEAGLAATIIALVTVLSLVPVFGVLFVRNEKVFAVKFQSADAGVQALRNFCYWIAVRMVGRPGLFSLIALLFVASLGVVYANLQPRYRLADQVPDKRQAVAASNRLDAKLTGANPVNVLIQFPKGESLYSPETLQTIADVHATVEKAAGVGNVWSLETLRRWLAEKAGSDDVATLKEYVNVIPEHLVRRFIDAQQDAVVVAGRVPDKDSSQLLPIVDKLDTELDAVRKKHPGYEIAVTGLAAIAARNSAGMIEKLNRGLTVEFALVAIFIGLAFRSWVVMFACILPGIFPVVMSGTVLWAMGEGLQFASVVALTVSFGLGLSATIHFLNRLRLESKPGVGSALAVERATVLVGPALILTTVVLACGLVVTVFSDLPSLRLFGWLSAFSMVAALVADLFILRPTAMWLINLHARLQGPDKPAI, from the coding sequence ATGCTCGAAAAGCACAGCGAGAGTGAGGTTCATGTCGACAAGGTCGAACAGGGGCCCGCGTCCTCCATTGCCTTCGGGCTTGAGCGTCTCGGGCTGATCGCCGTCCGCGCACCGATCGTCTCCTGCATCATCCTGCTGGCGCTGATCGTCGGTGCCGTGTTCGGCATCGAGCGGATCAAGATCGACGATTCGCTGTCGCAGCTGTTCCGCTCCAACACCCGCGAATTCCGCCAGTACGAAGAGGTGACCAAGAAGTTCCCGGCCGAGGAATTCGACGTCCTCGTCGTGGTCGAGGGCAAGACCCTGCTGGCGCGGAATAACCTCGAGAAGCTGCGCGACTTCGTCACCGATCTGCAGCTGGTCGAGGGTACCCGCGGCCTGGTCTCGCTGTTCTCGGCGCGCCAAGCGCCGGCGCCGGGCAAGCTGCCGGCCGCGCTGTTCCCGGCCGAACTGCCCGAGGGCGCGGCCTATGACCGATTCATCGAAACGGTCAAAAACAACGAGATCATCCGCGGCAAGCTGCTGTCGGAGGACGGCACGCTCGCGCTGATCGTGCTCTCGCTCGATCCGGAGGTGGTCGCCTCCAGCAAGCTCGGCAAGACCGTCGGCGACATCCGCGCGCTGATGAAGGAAGATCTCGGCGACACCGGGCTCAGCGTGCAGCTCTCCGGCGTGCCGGTGATGCAGCTCGAAATCCGCAATGCGGTCGAGCGCGACGGCCTCACCTACAACATTCTCGGCATCCTCGCCGGCTGCATCATCGCGATCATCTTCTTCCGCAAGATCTCGTTCATGGTGGTCGCGGCGTTTCCGCCGATGATCGCGATCCTGATCGCGCTCGGCGCGCTCGGCTGGGCCAATTTCAATCTCAACATGTTCCTGAACGTGATGACGCCGCTCATCATGGTGATCTCGTTCTCGGACTCGATGCAGCTCACCTTCGCCGCGCGCGACCGGCTGATCGCGGGCCAGGACAAGTTCACCGCGTTCAAGAACGCCGTGCTGGTGGTCGGCCCGGCCTGCGTGCTGACGCACGGCACCGCCGGCATTTCCTTCATCGCGCTGCAGTTCTCCGATTCGGATCTGATCCGCAAGTTCGGCGAGGCGGGGCTCGCCGCGACCATCATCGCGCTGGTGACGGTGCTGTCGCTGGTGCCGGTGTTCGGCGTGCTGTTCGTGCGCAACGAGAAGGTCTTTGCGGTCAAGTTCCAGAGCGCCGATGCCGGCGTGCAGGCGCTGCGCAATTTCTGCTACTGGATCGCGGTGCGCATGGTCGGCCGGCCCGGCCTGTTCAGCCTGATCGCACTGCTGTTCGTCGCCAGCCTCGGCGTCGTCTACGCCAATCTTCAGCCGCGCTACCGGCTCGCCGACCAGGTGCCCGACAAGCGTCAGGCGGTGGCCGCCAGCAACCGGCTCGACGCCAAGCTGACCGGCGCCAATCCGGTCAACGTCCTGATCCAGTTCCCCAAGGGTGAATCGCTCTATTCGCCGGAGACGCTGCAAACCATCGCAGATGTCCACGCGACCGTGGAGAAGGCGGCCGGCGTCGGCAATGTCTGGTCGCTGGAGACGCTGCGCCGCTGGCTGGCAGAAAAGGCCGGCAGCGACGACGTCGCGACCCTGAAGGAATACGTCAACGTCATTCCCGAGCATCTGGTGCGGCGCTTCATCGACGCCCAGCAGGACGCGGTGGTCGTGGCCGGCCGCGTGCCGGACAAGGACTCCAGCCAGCTCCTGCCGATCGTCGACAAGCTCGACACCGAGCTCGACGCCGTCCGCAAGAAGCATCCCGGCTACGAGATCGCCGTCACGGGTCTTGCCGCCATCGCCGCGCGCAACTCGGCCGGCATGATCGAGAAGCTGAACCGCGGCCTCACCGTCGAATTCGCGCTGGTCGCGATCTTCATCGGTCTCGCCTTCCGCTCCTGGGTGGTGATGTTCGCCTGCATCCTGCCGGGCATCTTCCCGGTGGTGATGTCGGGAACCGTGCTGTGGGCGATGGGCGAGGGGCTGCAATTCGCCAGCGTGGTGGCGCTCACCGTCTCGTTCGGCCTTGGCCTGTCCGCAACCATCCACTTCCTCAACCGCCTGCGGCTCGAGAGCAAGCCCGGCGTCGGTTCGGCACTCGCGGTGGAGCGCGCGACCGTGCTGGTCGGCCCGGCGCTGATCCTGACCACGGTGGTGCTGGCCTGCGGCCTCGTGGTCACGGTCTTCTCGGACCTGCCGTCGCTGCGGCTGTTCGGCTGGCTCAGCGCCTTCTCGATGGTGGCGGCCCTGGTCGCCGACCTCTTCATCCTGCGTCCGACCGCGATGTGGCTGATCAATCTGCACGCCAGGCTTCAGGGCCCGGATAAGCCGGCGATATGA
- the eutC gene encoding ethanolamine ammonia-lyase subunit EutC, which yields MSDKPVPARPTVDLKSFTPARVALGRSGASLPTKPLLDFTLAHARARDAVHAVFDAPHLAAGVRALGLAVAEVRSRAADRADYLRRPDLGRQLDAASAAALADGITAPCQLAIVIGDGLSAAAIHAHAVALLQSLLPLLGEGEAVAIDHVVVASGARVALGDEIGAIIGARMVLMLIGERPGLSAPDSLGAYLTFAPRPGLTDAGRNCVSNIHKAGLSHDEAAHKIAWLVREGLAREVTGVALKDESADRAPRRIGTALPE from the coding sequence ATGAGCGACAAGCCCGTTCCGGCCCGCCCGACCGTCGACTTGAAATCGTTCACGCCTGCGCGCGTCGCGCTTGGGCGGAGCGGCGCGAGCCTGCCGACAAAACCGCTGCTCGATTTCACGCTGGCCCACGCCCGCGCTCGCGATGCCGTGCATGCCGTCTTCGATGCGCCGCATCTGGCGGCCGGGGTGAGGGCGCTCGGCCTTGCGGTCGCCGAGGTCAGGAGCCGGGCCGCCGATCGCGCAGATTATCTACGCCGGCCGGATCTCGGACGGCAGCTCGATGCCGCTTCCGCTGCGGCGCTGGCGGATGGCATCACAGCGCCGTGCCAGCTTGCGATCGTCATCGGCGATGGATTGTCGGCCGCCGCGATCCACGCCCATGCCGTCGCGCTGCTGCAAAGCCTGCTGCCGCTGCTGGGCGAGGGCGAGGCTGTCGCGATCGACCACGTCGTCGTCGCCTCAGGCGCGCGAGTTGCGCTCGGCGACGAGATCGGGGCTATCATCGGCGCCCGCATGGTTTTGATGCTGATCGGCGAGCGGCCGGGCCTGTCGGCGCCCGACAGCCTCGGGGCCTATCTGACCTTCGCGCCAAGGCCCGGCCTGACCGATGCCGGGCGCAACTGCGTGTCGAACATCCACAAGGCTGGGTTGAGCCATGACGAGGCGGCCCACAAGATTGCCTGGCTCGTCCGCGAAGGGCTGGCGCGGGAGGTCACCGGTGTGGCGCTCAAGGACGAGAGTGCCGACCGTGCGCCGCGTCGAATTGGCACGGCTTTGCCCGAATGA
- a CDS encoding B12-binding domain-containing radical SAM protein — protein sequence MRAESNGTSRHILCVFPRYTSSFGTFEHAYPLTDGVRAFMPPQGLLLLAAYLPKEWQVKFVDENLRSTTKEEFEWAEAVFVSGMHIQRQQMNDICRRAHEFDLPVALGGPSVSACPDYYPSFDYLHVGELGDATNQLLEILSRDTSRPEQQVVLTTKDRVPMTEFPIPAYELADVKRYFLGSIQYSSGCPYECEFCDIPGLYGRNPRIKAPEQIIAELDRLRECGMTDTVYFVDDNFIGNRKAAMDLLPHLIEWQKKTGYVMRLACEATLNIAKRPEILKKMREAYFITIFCGIETPDPDALKAMHKDHNMMVPILEGVRTINSYGMEVVSGIIMGLDTDKPNTSDALLAFVEESRIPLLTINLLQALPKTPLWDRLAKEGRLVDDEGRDSNVDFLLPYDEVVASWKHAMSVAYEPEKVYERFQYQCDNVYVHRLKMPVPDEMKTWPNIKRGLVMLRNIFWKVGVLGDYRRVFWKFALGRLRRGDMEGLIGCTMIAHHLITFARAATSGRQNASNYSIRLREASVPAE from the coding sequence ATGCGCGCTGAAAGCAACGGAACGAGCCGGCATATTCTCTGTGTCTTTCCCCGTTACACCTCGTCGTTCGGAACTTTTGAGCACGCTTATCCGCTGACCGACGGCGTCCGCGCCTTCATGCCGCCGCAGGGTCTGCTGCTGCTCGCGGCTTATCTGCCGAAGGAGTGGCAGGTCAAATTCGTCGACGAGAATCTCCGCAGCACCACGAAGGAGGAGTTCGAATGGGCGGAGGCCGTCTTCGTCAGCGGCATGCACATCCAGCGCCAGCAGATGAACGATATCTGCCGCCGCGCCCATGAGTTCGACCTGCCGGTTGCGCTCGGCGGCCCCTCGGTCAGCGCCTGCCCCGACTACTATCCTTCGTTCGACTATCTTCATGTCGGCGAGCTCGGCGACGCCACCAATCAGCTGCTCGAAATCCTGTCGCGCGACACCTCGCGCCCCGAGCAGCAGGTCGTGCTCACGACCAAAGACCGCGTGCCGATGACGGAGTTTCCGATCCCGGCCTATGAGCTCGCCGACGTGAAGCGCTACTTCCTCGGCAGCATCCAGTATTCCAGCGGCTGTCCCTATGAGTGCGAGTTCTGCGACATCCCCGGCCTTTATGGCCGCAATCCGCGTATCAAGGCGCCGGAACAAATCATCGCCGAGCTCGACCGCCTGCGCGAATGCGGCATGACCGACACGGTCTACTTCGTCGACGACAATTTCATCGGCAATCGCAAGGCGGCGATGGATCTGCTGCCGCATCTGATCGAATGGCAGAAGAAGACCGGCTATGTGATGCGGCTTGCCTGCGAGGCGACGCTCAACATCGCCAAGCGGCCGGAGATTCTCAAGAAGATGCGTGAGGCTTACTTCATCACGATCTTCTGCGGCATCGAGACACCGGACCCGGACGCGCTGAAGGCGATGCACAAGGACCACAACATGATGGTCCCGATCCTCGAAGGCGTGCGCACCATCAACTCCTACGGCATGGAGGTGGTGTCCGGCATCATCATGGGGCTCGACACCGACAAGCCGAACACGTCGGATGCGCTGCTGGCCTTCGTCGAGGAGTCCCGGATTCCGCTGCTCACCATCAACCTGCTTCAGGCGCTGCCGAAGACGCCCCTGTGGGACCGACTGGCAAAGGAAGGGCGTCTGGTCGACGATGAGGGGCGCGATTCCAACGTCGACTTCCTGTTGCCTTACGACGAGGTCGTCGCATCCTGGAAGCACGCCATGAGCGTGGCCTACGAGCCCGAGAAGGTTTACGAACGCTTCCAGTATCAATGTGACAACGTCTATGTGCACCGCCTGAAGATGCCGGTGCCGGACGAGATGAAGACCTGGCCGAACATCAAGCGCGGCCTCGTCATGCTGCGCAACATCTTCTGGAAGGTCGGCGTGCTCGGCGACTACAGGCGCGTGTTCTGGAAATTCGCGCTGGGGCGGCTCCGGCGCGGTGACATGGAGGGCCTGATCGGCTGCACCATGATCGCGCATCATCTCATCACCTTCGCGCGCGCGGCCACGAGCGGCAGGCAGAACGCCTCGAACTATTCGATCCGGCTGCGCGAAGCGTCCGTTCCCGCCGAATGA